One genomic segment of Rhinopithecus roxellana isolate Shanxi Qingling chromosome 6, ASM756505v1, whole genome shotgun sequence includes these proteins:
- the LEP gene encoding leptin precursor codes for MYWRPLCGFLCLWPYLFYIQAVPIQKVQSDTKTLIKTIVTRINDISHTQSVSSKQRVTGLDFIPGLHPVLTLSQMDQTLAIYQQILINLTSRNVIQISNDLENLRDLLHLLAFSKSCHLPLASGLETLESLGGVLEASLYSTEVVALSRLQGSLQDMLWQLDLSPGC; via the exons ATGTATTGGAGACCCCTGTGTGGATTCTTGTGTCTTTGGCCCTATCTGTTCTACATCCAAGCTGTGCCCATCCAGAAAGTCCAAAGTGACACCAAAACCCTCATCAAGACAATTGTCACCAGGATCAATGACATTTCACACACG CAGTCGGTCTCCTCCAAACAGAGGGTCACCGGTTTGGACTTCATTCCTGGGCTCCACCCCGTCCTGACCTTATCCCAGATGGACCAGACACTGGCAATCTACCAACAGATCCTCATCAATCTGACTTCCAGAAACGTGATCCAAATATCCAACGACTTGGAGAACCTCCGGGACCTTCTTCACCTGCTGGCCTTCTCTAAGAGCTGCCACTTGCCCTTGGCCAGTGGCCTGGAGACCTTGGAGAGCCTGGGGGGTGTCCTGGAAGCTTCACTCTACTCCACGGAGGTGGTGGCCCTGAGCAGGCTGCAGGGGTCTCTACAGGACATGCTGTGGCAGCTGGACCTCAGCCCTGGGTGCTGA